The following coding sequences are from one Nicotiana tomentosiformis chromosome 3, ASM39032v3, whole genome shotgun sequence window:
- the LOC138907394 gene encoding uncharacterized protein: MANSSVPQVQQMLDVIRQLRVEVGVVKMKAKEWKKNMDRLALEKEAAQAQLASAETQLRSLKEKALVQAEKIREFQSRLGSVTSDRERLATELAAAKSEVEITMANVNAMVAVYRSDAEAAQVRVKEVAEAAQARANWVAEHAKFQSWRETLEEIHARGFDLTAEIENAKEL; this comes from the coding sequence ATGGCTAACAGTTCGGTCCCACAGGTTCAGCAAATGCTTGATGTTATCAGGCAGCTTCGTGTTGAAGTGGGCGTAGTGAAAATGAAGGCCAAGGAGTGGAAAAAGAATATGGATCGCCTTGCCTTAGAAAAGGAGGCCGCCCAAGCTCAACTGGCTTCGGCTGAGACCCAACTCCGAAGTTTGAAAGAGAAAGCCTTGGTGCAAGCCGAGAAAATCAGGGAGTTTCAGTCTCGGTTGGGTTCAGTAACttctgatcgagagagactgGCCACAGAGCTTGCAGCGGCCAAATCAGAGGTCGAGATAACCATGGCTAATGTTAATGCCATGGTGGCCGTCTACCggtccgatgctgaagctgctcaggttcgagTAAAGGAGGTTGCAGAGGCTGCTCAGGCTCGAgcaaactgggttgccgagcatgctaaattCCAATCTTGGAGGGAGACTCtagaggagatccacgctcgtggcttcgatcttacagccgagatcgagaatgctaaggagcttTAA
- the LOC104086473 gene encoding serine/threonine-protein kinase Nek6-like, which translates to METQNGSKSKIDDYEVIEQIGRGAFGAAFLVLHITEQKKYVLKKIPLAKQSEKFKRTAHQEMNLIAKLSHPYIVEYKDAWVDKGNSICIVTNYCEGGDMAKIIRKSRGALFPEEKLCKWLTQLLLAVDYLHSNRVLHRDVKLSNIFITKDNDIRLGDFGLAKLLDGEGLASSVVGTPNYMCPELLADIPYGYKSDIWSLGCCMFEIAAHQAPFRAPDMTGLINKINRGTLSPLPIIYSSNLKQIIKSMLRKSPEHRPTTAELLRHQHLQPYLLRCRNPSSAFLPVKSPNSPKEKTKQSPGKSGSPRFIKDRPLRLKEKVPVFNFDESDKPLRLKEKVPVIYFDESDNIRPRNLSDNYDTFKAKLETKRVDPTSYSTKIFVNGADSKCWDTSEEAICNGDGLSDSLLQEGSTNTPESSRFMANTEQVSVEHFQQFEEGDRESDKTKDLEVLSTPSGSGEADLNELDCISEKPSRVISSSGSSTEKTRSFDEESTSSTTQPAKSDTDAELRCHASETENVGEFKEVDDDCNASERNGSTPLKDDIEKKGNMVEDAKQTDKDALQALDDRVSLLKALAALAEHKNDWENPTQQRAEALESLLEVCARLLKQEKIDELAGVLKPFGDDVISSRETAIWLTKSLMSAQKLAKGS; encoded by the exons ATGGAGACACAAAATGGTAGCAAGTCAAAGATAGATGATTATGAAGTGATAGAGCAAATTGGAAGAGGAGCTTTTGGTGCAGCATTTCTTGTTCTTCATATAACTGAGCAGAAGAA ATATGTTCTGAAGAAGATACCTTTAGCAAAGCAGTCAGAGAAGTTCAAGCGTACTGCACATCAAGAG ATGAATCTGATAGCTAAGCTAAGCCATCCATATATTGTGGAGTACAAGGATGCTTGGGTCGACaag GGGAACTCTATATGCATCGTTACCAACTATTGTGAAGGTGGAGATAT GGCAAAGATCATAAGGAAGTCAAGAGGAGCTCTCTTCCCAGAAGAG AAACTCTGCAAATGGCTGACTCAGCTATTACTGGCGGTGGATTATCTGCATTCCAACCGTGTTCTACACAGAGACGTGAAG TTAtctaacatttttatcacaaagGACAATGACATCCGGCTAG GTGATTTTGGATTAGCAAAACTTCTAGATGGAGAAGGCCTTGCTTCCTCA GTTGTTGGTACTCCAAACTATATGTGCCCTGAGCTCCTTGCTGATATACCATATGGCTACAAATCCGACATATGGTCTCTTG GATGCTGCATGTTTGAGATTGCCGCACACCAAGCACCATTTAGAGCTCCA gacatgactggacttATCAATAAAATAAACAGGGGTACTTTATCGCCACTTCCAATTATATACTCCTCCAACTT GAAACAGATTATTAAAAGCATGCTAAGGAAAAGCCCTGAACACAGACCAACA ACTGCGGAGTTGTTAAGGCATCAACATTTGCAACCATACCTCCTTCGCTGCCGCAACCCTTCATCTGCTTTTCTTCCAGTGAAGTCCCCAAACAGCCCAAAGGAAAAAACAAAGCAATCACCTGGAAAATCTGGCAGTCCTAGATTCATAAAAGACAGACCTCTAAGGCTAAAAGAGAAGGTTCCTGTTTTTAACTTTGATGAAAGTGACAAACCTCTAAGGCTAAAAGAGAAGGTCCCCGTTATTTACTTTGATGAAAGTGACAACATTCGGCCACGAAATTTATCAGACAACTATGACACTTTTAAAGCCAAACTCGAGACTAAGAGAGTTGATCCCACTAGCTACTCAACAAAGATCTTTGTAAATGGTGCGGATTCTAAATGTTGGGACACTAGTGAGGAAGCTATTTGCAACGGAGACGGTCTATCCGACTCTCTATTGCAAGAAGGAAGTACAAATACGCCAGAATCTTCAAGATTCATGGCAAACACTGAGCAAGTTTCTGTTGAGCATTTTCAACAATTTGAAGAAGGTGACAGGGAGAGTGACAAAACAAAAGACCTTGAGGTGTTGAGCACTCCAAGTGGCAGTGGAGAAGCAGACCTGAATGAACTAGATTGCATCTCCGAAAAGCCGAGCAGAGTGATTTCGTCTAGTGGAAGCTCCACTGAGAAAACACGGTCCTTTGACGAAGAGAGCACTTCATCGACTACGCAACCTGCAAAATCTGATACTGATGCTGAACTAAGGTGTCATGCATCTGAAACTGAAAACGTTGGCGAGTTCAAAGAAGTTGATGATGACTGCAATGCTTCTGAAAGAAATGGTTCAACCCCACTTAAAGATGACatagaaaagaaaggaaatatGGTTGAAGATGCTAAACAGACCGATAAAGATGCTCTTCAAGCACTAGATGATAGGGTTTCACTGCTTAAGGCGCTAGCTGCATTAGCTGAGCACAAAAATGACTGGGAAAATCCCACTCAACAAAGAGCTGAAGCTCTGGAATCCCTTTTAGAGGTTTGTGCACGACTACTTAAGCAGGAAAAAATTGATGAGCTTGCTGGTGTGCTAAAACCATTTGGCGATGATGTAATTTCATCTAGAGAGACGGCAATATGGTTGACTAAAAGCCTCATGAGTGCACAAAAATTGGCCAAGGGATCGTGA